In a single window of the Rhizobiaceae bacterium genome:
- a CDS encoding lytic transglycosylase F, producing MLGTMRASLNVLAVGLALLYWAVVAHAQDDAPKAELRDWTGDYKAMVDRRVVRVLVPYSKTIYFIDGGQQLGTAVELGTALGEWINKGRKKEIERVHIAYVPVGRNELIPALLEGRGDVVAADLTVTPSRLEQIDFSDPLASGVKEVLITGPASPSVASIDDLAGKEVFVRRTSSYFEHLTALNSERKSAGKPEIIVSEIDENLEDEDILEMVNAGLLPWAVVDRFDALIWQDVLEDIVVHDDIAISTGGDIAFGIRKGSPELKEMLAGFVKQHKIGTTFGNILKKRYYQSDKMVRRAYDGSDLARFQALRLIFETYGDEYNFEPLLLAAQGYQESKLDQKQRSPRGAVGIMQLLPSTAADKAVGVKGIDKSAERNIEAGAKYLHHLTDVYVGSEGLDPLNRMLLTLAAYNAGPGNLKKFRKAAEDMGLNPNVWFGNVENGAARIVGRETVQYVGNIYKYYIAYSMYAERQKKHDAAKEEAQGAANKQEAKP from the coding sequence ATGCTTGGAACAATGCGGGCGAGCCTCAATGTGCTGGCGGTCGGGCTTGCCTTGCTGTACTGGGCCGTGGTGGCGCACGCGCAGGACGATGCGCCGAAGGCCGAACTGCGCGATTGGACCGGCGATTACAAAGCGATGGTCGACCGCAGGGTCGTTCGCGTCCTGGTCCCCTACTCAAAGACGATCTACTTCATAGACGGAGGCCAACAGCTTGGCACGGCGGTAGAGCTGGGTACTGCCCTTGGCGAATGGATCAACAAGGGCCGCAAGAAGGAAATTGAACGCGTCCACATCGCCTATGTGCCGGTTGGCAGAAACGAATTGATTCCGGCACTTCTCGAAGGAAGGGGCGACGTAGTCGCAGCCGATCTGACCGTAACGCCTTCCCGCCTCGAGCAGATCGATTTTAGCGACCCGCTGGCGAGCGGGGTGAAGGAAGTGCTGATTACAGGACCGGCGTCACCGTCCGTAGCGTCCATCGACGATCTGGCGGGCAAGGAGGTTTTTGTCCGCAGAACCAGCAGCTATTTCGAGCATCTGACGGCGCTCAACTCCGAACGCAAAAGCGCAGGAAAGCCCGAGATCATCGTCAGCGAAATTGATGAGAATCTCGAAGACGAAGACATTCTCGAAATGGTCAATGCGGGGCTCCTTCCATGGGCAGTCGTCGACCGGTTCGATGCGCTTATCTGGCAGGATGTGCTTGAGGACATCGTTGTCCATGATGACATAGCGATCTCGACCGGCGGAGACATCGCCTTCGGCATCAGGAAGGGCAGCCCGGAACTGAAAGAAATGCTCGCCGGTTTCGTCAAGCAGCACAAGATCGGGACAACCTTCGGAAACATCCTCAAGAAGCGCTATTACCAGAGCGACAAGATGGTAAGGCGCGCCTATGACGGTTCAGATCTGGCGCGCTTTCAGGCGCTGCGCCTCATCTTCGAGACCTATGGCGACGAGTACAATTTCGAGCCGCTGCTGCTGGCTGCCCAAGGCTATCAGGAATCGAAGCTGGACCAGAAGCAGCGTAGCCCGCGCGGCGCAGTCGGCATCATGCAACTGCTCCCTTCCACTGCGGCCGACAAGGCCGTCGGAGTGAAAGGCATCGACAAGAGCGCGGAACGCAATATCGAAGCCGGCGCAAAATATCTGCACCACCTGACTGACGTTTATGTCGGTTCGGAAGGCCTCGACCCGCTCAACCGGATGCTGCTCACCCTGGCGGCTTACAATGCCGGACCTGGCAACCTGAAGAAGTTTCGCAAGGCGGCGGAGGATATGGGCCTCAATCCCAATGTCTGGTTCGGCAACGTCGAAAACGGAGCAGCACGCATCGTCGGACGCGAAACGGTTCAATACGTCGGCAATATCTACAAATACTACATCGCCTACTCGATGTACGCAGAGCGACAGAAAAAACACGACGCGGCAAAAGAAGAAGCGCAAGGCGCCGCGAACAAGCAGGAGGCAAAGCCGTGA
- a CDS encoding DUF3300 domain-containing protein: MRFQIVRSGRLLAATFSVCLAGTFLCPPDAFAQDQPAQQVADSDSTPQPLDADEMEVLVARIALYPDELVAVISAASLYPLQIVEADRYLDAYAKDSSLKPKDSWDGSVISLLNYPEIVGMMSEDLTWTQQLAEALAYQQKDVLMAIQQLREEAVAKGIIKTDDKVKVEVSNDNIVIQSSNPDTVYVPRYEPEMLYVPDYAPAPIAYYPDPYPNYWLPGATFFAATVTGALWAGAVDWDDWGVWGGPWRGDVDVDFDCNHCLNNINGKVNFRDVDWKNVDRSKLNIDRNQFANIDRSKIKGEIKSNRGNSVKNRATDIKGKIGNGAPGRDRPAISQDIRKSTLDGLKGKGPNQSLQLPDRRPDLKRPSGDKLAARPDLGKQAGGKLASRPATGQARPNIKNPPKIDRPVGKPRPAAKLDSRPAKPTALGNMDRGKVAKVQSNRGKKSISRGGGGGRPAVKRPAGRRR, translated from the coding sequence GTGAGATTTCAAATTGTCAGAAGCGGTCGCCTGTTGGCCGCAACGTTTTCCGTCTGCCTTGCAGGAACATTTCTTTGTCCGCCAGATGCATTCGCGCAGGACCAGCCCGCCCAACAGGTTGCGGACAGCGATAGCACTCCGCAGCCGCTCGACGCCGACGAGATGGAGGTCCTGGTTGCACGCATTGCGCTTTATCCCGACGAGCTTGTGGCTGTCATCTCGGCTGCATCTCTCTATCCCCTGCAGATTGTCGAGGCAGACCGCTATCTCGACGCCTATGCAAAGGACTCCAGCCTGAAGCCGAAGGATAGCTGGGATGGAAGCGTCATCTCACTCCTCAACTATCCTGAGATCGTCGGCATGATGAGCGAGGATCTCACTTGGACGCAGCAGCTTGCCGAGGCACTCGCCTATCAGCAAAAGGACGTGCTGATGGCGATACAGCAGTTGCGCGAGGAAGCAGTTGCTAAGGGGATCATCAAGACCGACGACAAGGTGAAGGTCGAGGTTTCGAACGACAACATCGTTATTCAGTCTTCCAATCCCGACACAGTATATGTGCCGCGCTATGAACCGGAGATGCTCTATGTCCCCGATTATGCGCCGGCACCGATCGCCTATTATCCCGACCCCTATCCGAACTACTGGCTACCCGGTGCGACCTTCTTCGCCGCGACGGTTACGGGAGCACTATGGGCAGGCGCGGTGGACTGGGACGATTGGGGTGTCTGGGGCGGTCCGTGGCGGGGCGACGTCGACGTCGATTTCGACTGCAACCATTGCCTGAACAATATCAACGGCAAGGTGAACTTCCGCGATGTCGACTGGAAGAACGTTGACCGCAGCAAGCTGAATATCGATCGGAACCAGTTTGCCAATATCGACAGGTCGAAGATCAAGGGCGAAATCAAGTCGAACAGGGGCAATTCAGTCAAGAACCGCGCAACTGACATAAAGGGCAAGATCGGCAACGGCGCGCCGGGTCGGGACCGGCCGGCGATATCGCAGGATATTCGCAAGAGCACGCTTGATGGTCTGAAGGGCAAGGGACCGAACCAGTCGTTGCAGCTTCCGGACCGGAGACCCGATCTCAAAAGACCTTCGGGTGACAAGCTTGCCGCAAGGCCCGATCTCGGAAAGCAGGCCGGTGGAAAGCTTGCATCCCGCCCAGCGACTGGTCAGGCGAGGCCAAATATCAAGAACCCGCCAAAGATCGATCGTCCGGTCGGTAAACCAAGGCCTGCCGCCAAGCTGGATTCGCGTCCTGCAAAGCCGACGGCGCTCGGAAACATGGATCGTGGCAAGGTGGCAAAGGTCCAATCCAATCGAGGGAAAAAATCCATTTCTCGCGGTGGTGGTGGAGGAAGACCTGCAGTGAAACGTCCTGCCGGACGTCGGCGCTAG
- a CDS encoding DUF2950 domain-containing protein, with amino-acid sequence MKKLIHFTIGSLLAATIALPGAATAQQASETSEISAYASDKDAPAFDTAEAAVDALKAALAANDLESVSNLLGLDGAKLKSNEDVKLTFEQIREGAAKRVQVVDEAADRKVLEIGNKLWPLPFPLVKGSDGKWSYDTFAGLQEVIDRRIGENELQAIATMRAYVDAQEKYAEDDHDGDGVLEFAQKLISSEGMTDGLYWPSDQGDGESPAGAGISADELDDAKKGEGYFGYRFKPLLAQGDNIAGGRYDYVINGNMIAGFALLAWPVRYGETGINVFAVNQHGTVYEIDLGPATDKIVKYIDRFDPDESWQVVND; translated from the coding sequence ATGAAAAAGCTGATTCATTTCACCATTGGAAGTCTTTTGGCGGCTACGATTGCCTTGCCAGGCGCGGCGACCGCCCAACAGGCGAGCGAAACGTCGGAGATTTCCGCCTATGCATCCGACAAGGATGCGCCTGCATTCGACACGGCCGAAGCAGCCGTCGATGCGTTGAAGGCTGCATTGGCAGCAAACGATCTCGAAAGCGTTTCGAACCTGCTTGGGCTCGACGGCGCAAAGCTGAAATCGAATGAAGACGTGAAACTCACATTCGAGCAAATCCGTGAAGGCGCGGCCAAGCGCGTTCAGGTCGTGGACGAAGCCGCCGATCGCAAAGTGCTTGAAATCGGCAACAAGCTTTGGCCCCTTCCCTTCCCTCTCGTGAAGGGCAGTGACGGAAAGTGGAGCTACGATACTTTCGCCGGTCTTCAGGAGGTCATCGACCGGCGGATCGGCGAGAACGAACTGCAGGCAATTGCGACCATGCGCGCCTATGTCGACGCACAGGAAAAATACGCGGAAGACGACCATGACGGCGATGGTGTGCTCGAGTTTGCGCAAAAGCTCATCAGCAGTGAGGGCATGACCGACGGGCTGTACTGGCCTTCCGATCAGGGCGATGGCGAGAGTCCTGCCGGTGCGGGCATAAGCGCTGACGAGCTCGATGATGCGAAAAAGGGCGAAGGCTATTTCGGATATCGCTTCAAGCCGCTCCTGGCGCAGGGCGACAATATTGCCGGCGGCCGATACGACTATGTCATCAATGGAAACATGATTGCAGGCTTTGCCTTGCTTGCATGGCCTGTGCGGTATGGCGAGACCGGCATCAATGTCTTCGCAGTGAATCAGCACGGCACGGTCTATGAAATCGATCTGGGGCCGGCGACGGACAAGATCGTGAAATATATCGACCGCTTCGATCCCGACGAAAGCTGGCAGGTCGTCAATGACTAA
- a CDS encoding amino acid-binding protein — translation MPNWASGQASANILKVGIKQELGLDADVVEMGTLIAFAGLDSGSVDVHPEVWLPNLDNLVERYVKEAHTVALSPVSVPAWQGICANRAASDKVGIKDISDLSDVKKTAALDTNGDGKGELWIGAETWSSTAIERVRANSYGYAKTLDLLEMPEDVGMAAVDAAEAVDRPIVFACYAPNAVFKLHDIVRLTEPAYDASKWKIVLPSEDPAWLSKSNAPVGWDAASYRIAYASSLKERHPDVVRFLEHVDFTPDEAIDMSYALQVERRAPLDYAQQWVKEHGERVKGWAKQ, via the coding sequence ATGCCGAACTGGGCGTCTGGCCAGGCGAGCGCGAATATATTGAAGGTTGGCATCAAGCAGGAGCTTGGCCTTGATGCCGATGTCGTTGAGATGGGCACGCTGATTGCCTTTGCGGGGCTGGATTCGGGAAGCGTGGACGTTCATCCGGAAGTCTGGCTGCCGAACCTCGACAATCTCGTGGAGCGGTATGTGAAAGAGGCGCACACGGTTGCGCTGAGCCCGGTTTCGGTGCCGGCCTGGCAGGGCATCTGCGCCAATCGCGCAGCGTCCGACAAGGTCGGCATCAAGGACATTTCCGACCTGTCGGACGTAAAGAAGACGGCAGCGCTCGACACCAATGGCGACGGCAAGGGCGAGTTGTGGATCGGGGCTGAGACCTGGTCGTCGACGGCCATCGAGCGGGTGCGCGCCAACAGCTACGGCTATGCCAAGACGCTCGACCTTCTGGAGATGCCCGAAGATGTGGGCATGGCGGCGGTCGATGCGGCGGAGGCGGTGGATCGCCCGATCGTGTTTGCCTGCTATGCGCCCAATGCGGTGTTCAAGCTGCATGACATCGTGCGGCTCACCGAACCGGCCTATGATGCGTCGAAATGGAAGATCGTGCTGCCTTCGGAGGACCCGGCCTGGCTTTCGAAGTCGAACGCGCCGGTCGGCTGGGACGCGGCCAGCTACCGCATTGCCTATGCAAGCTCGCTCAAGGAGCGGCATCCCGACGTTGTGCGCTTTCTGGAGCATGTCGATTTCACGCCCGATGAAGCGATCGACATGAGCTATGCGCTGCAGGTGGAGCGACGGGCGCCGCTCGACTATGCGCAGCAATGGGTGAAGGAACATGGCGAACGTGTGAAGGGGTGGGCAAAGCAATGA
- a CDS encoding L,D-transpeptidase, giving the protein MTDRRKLLTAGALLLGASLCAVLPVLAAETQVYDPKTRKWTDYNKTEAYKYWRKNKQVPPAFQRQVVRFRTAEKPGTIIIDGNQHFLYLVQPDQTAIRYGIGVGRDGFGWAGIVRVGRVAEWPTWTPPAEMVARDPKAAKWANGQPGGPDNPLGARALYLYEGDQDTIYRIHGTPEPWTMGLNVSSGCIRMVNDDIIDLHSRIQVGAKVIVLMQGAALYKGV; this is encoded by the coding sequence ATGACGGACCGCCGCAAGCTGCTGACAGCGGGCGCATTGCTTCTTGGCGCATCGCTTTGCGCGGTGCTTCCCGTGCTGGCGGCCGAGACGCAGGTCTATGACCCCAAGACGCGCAAATGGACCGACTACAACAAGACCGAAGCCTACAAATACTGGCGCAAGAACAAGCAGGTGCCGCCGGCCTTCCAGCGGCAGGTGGTTCGCTTCCGCACCGCCGAGAAGCCCGGCACCATCATCATCGACGGCAACCAGCATTTTCTCTATCTGGTGCAGCCCGACCAGACGGCGATCCGCTACGGGATCGGTGTCGGGCGCGACGGCTTCGGCTGGGCGGGCATCGTGCGGGTCGGGCGCGTCGCGGAATGGCCGACATGGACGCCGCCCGCCGAGATGGTGGCGCGCGATCCGAAAGCCGCGAAATGGGCGAACGGACAGCCCGGCGGCCCCGACAACCCGCTCGGCGCGCGGGCGCTCTATCTCTACGAGGGCGACCAGGACACGATCTACCGCATCCATGGCACGCCGGAGCCATGGACGATGGGGCTCAACGTGTCGTCGGGCTGCATCCGCATGGTCAATGACGACATTATCGATCTGCACAGCCGCATCCAGGTGGGGGCCAAGGTGATCGTGCTGATGCAGGGGGCGGCCCTTTACAAGGGCGTGTGA
- a CDS encoding mechanosensitive ion channel family protein gives MLLAVAFLANPVGATFAQNTAPAGTSSNAKIDQLLKLLDDPEVRSSLDAARSAKPAEPRASVAGGILGLDEALRNHLAAMYAALKSLPAAMGAALQVLVNGSAAGDAKPVLLLLAVLLPAIAAEWLVRRRIATRTRGTMDAALATDDFVHQLWSKLAPLLAFAVAAFIMFLAAGSSPLARKIVGVYIAALIVGRFVYAVSMALLERATHAEAPRADGTPDEATPAPDRVLSFWTRRLAIVVGYFFAATATLELLPAIGFSEDAQQLLSYIAGIGLMALAIECIWRMPRAATERFSSYSAKWLLTIYLVLLWCVWAAGANVAFWIGLYIIILPRLLSVVGTASRSFVKEQSGEGKPTPIRDALIGRGARALVILLAVAWVAFILRMNPGTLATSNDVVSSITRSLLRGVLILVAADLIWQIMKAYIDARISTDSTVAGAPSASRLRTLLPIFRNALGVLVITIACLMILSEFGVQIGPLIAGAGIFGVAIGFGSQTLVKDIVSGVFYLMDDAFRVGEYIQSGSYKGTVEGFSLRSVRLRHHRGPVFTVPFGTLGAVQNMSRDWVIDKFIVRFPFDTNIKLVKKLTKNIGAELEADPELAPIILQTVKMKGVEQIGDYGIDISFAFMTKPGYQTSVRRRAYSMMTDLFGANGIEFARPSVHVGSEDSPAAAGAASAVIAIQKAAEQAKA, from the coding sequence ATGTTACTGGCAGTTGCGTTCCTCGCGAATCCGGTCGGTGCTACGTTCGCCCAGAACACGGCCCCAGCCGGCACATCATCCAATGCCAAGATTGATCAACTCCTCAAGCTGCTCGACGACCCTGAAGTCAGAAGCTCTCTTGACGCTGCTCGCAGCGCGAAGCCGGCGGAGCCGCGAGCCAGTGTAGCGGGAGGAATCCTCGGTCTGGATGAGGCCTTGCGCAACCATCTCGCCGCTATGTACGCCGCCCTGAAGAGCTTGCCGGCGGCCATGGGAGCCGCTTTGCAGGTACTCGTGAACGGATCGGCGGCCGGAGATGCGAAACCGGTATTGCTGCTGCTTGCGGTTCTGTTACCAGCCATCGCCGCCGAATGGCTCGTTCGTCGCAGGATCGCCACACGTACCAGGGGCACAATGGATGCAGCCCTCGCAACAGACGATTTCGTGCATCAACTGTGGTCCAAGCTCGCGCCCCTTCTGGCGTTCGCCGTTGCGGCTTTCATCATGTTCCTGGCCGCAGGGTCATCTCCCTTGGCGCGTAAGATCGTTGGCGTGTACATCGCTGCTTTGATCGTCGGCAGATTTGTCTATGCAGTCTCAATGGCTCTGCTTGAACGGGCGACCCATGCCGAGGCGCCGCGCGCCGATGGGACGCCAGACGAAGCTACCCCCGCGCCGGATCGGGTGCTTTCATTCTGGACGCGCCGATTGGCCATAGTGGTCGGTTATTTCTTTGCCGCGACCGCCACACTCGAGTTGCTGCCGGCGATCGGCTTTTCCGAAGACGCACAGCAATTGTTGAGTTATATCGCGGGCATCGGATTGATGGCCCTCGCCATCGAGTGCATCTGGCGCATGCCCCGCGCGGCGACTGAGCGCTTCAGTTCCTATTCGGCCAAATGGCTGCTCACAATCTATCTCGTGCTGCTCTGGTGCGTTTGGGCGGCGGGCGCGAATGTCGCGTTCTGGATTGGTCTCTACATCATAATACTGCCGAGGCTGCTTTCAGTTGTGGGGACCGCATCGCGGTCATTCGTCAAGGAGCAGTCAGGAGAGGGAAAACCGACTCCGATACGCGACGCATTGATCGGTCGCGGAGCCAGGGCCCTGGTCATTCTGCTCGCAGTCGCATGGGTTGCATTCATATTGCGTATGAACCCCGGCACCCTTGCGACATCCAACGACGTGGTGAGCAGCATCACACGCAGCTTGCTGCGAGGCGTGCTTATCCTGGTCGCCGCGGACCTGATCTGGCAGATCATGAAGGCATATATCGATGCTCGCATTTCTACTGACTCGACAGTTGCGGGCGCGCCGTCCGCAAGTCGGCTGCGAACATTGCTTCCGATTTTCCGGAATGCGCTGGGAGTGCTGGTCATCACCATTGCCTGCCTGATGATACTTTCGGAATTCGGCGTGCAGATCGGACCGCTGATCGCCGGCGCCGGCATATTCGGCGTGGCGATCGGCTTCGGGTCGCAGACACTCGTGAAAGACATCGTCAGCGGCGTCTTCTACCTGATGGACGATGCGTTCCGCGTGGGCGAGTATATCCAGAGCGGAAGTTACAAGGGCACCGTCGAGGGGTTCAGCCTGCGTTCGGTACGCTTACGCCACCATCGTGGGCCGGTTTTCACGGTTCCCTTCGGAACGCTTGGTGCGGTGCAGAACATGAGCCGTGACTGGGTGATCGACAAGTTCATCGTCAGGTTCCCGTTCGACACAAACATAAAACTGGTCAAGAAGCTCACCAAAAACATCGGCGCGGAACTGGAGGCAGATCCCGAATTGGCTCCGATCATCCTTCAGACCGTGAAAATGAAGGGTGTGGAACAGATCGGCGATTATGGCATCGACATCAGCTTCGCGTTCATGACCAAGCCCGGATACCAGACGAGCGTGCGGCGCAGAGCCTACAGCATGATGACCGACTTGTTCGGCGCAAACGGCATCGAATTCGCGCGGCCGAGCGTCCATGTCGGGAGCGAGGACAGTCCCGCCGCCGCAGGTGCCGCGAGCGCCGTCATTGCGATACAAAAGGCTGCCGAACAGGCGAAAGCGTAG
- a CDS encoding ABC transporter ATP-binding protein, which produces MPSPVQPIQTCAISVQELDQFYGETQILRGIDLRLQRGRTLALLGPSGCGKTTLLRLIAGLLTPSRGIVSIDNKVMADASNGTFVAPERRGLGMVFQDYALWPHMSVAENVGFPLEMRAVSRADRQRRVEAALARVSLAGFGARRPGDLSGGQQQRVAIARAIVAEPRIVLFDEPLSNLDRELRESLVGEIARLVSSLGLTAVYVTHDHSEAFTLADEVAIMQGGEIVQLAAPETLVEHPASLAVAEFLKLGTTASAIKQDGRWRLAGTEVVLPDPAGSTPAGKAKVLFGRNALQATEPGTGTVDGTVIESRFRGDGYALQVSLDTGGTLTLPVTSDRRSRPGDRIGIAIESRNLRWFAAEQFPQQGYQPC; this is translated from the coding sequence ATGCCCTCACCTGTTCAGCCAATCCAGACTTGCGCCATTTCAGTGCAGGAACTGGATCAGTTCTACGGTGAAACGCAGATATTGCGCGGCATCGACCTGCGGCTTCAGCGAGGCAGGACGCTCGCGCTGCTCGGGCCGTCGGGATGCGGCAAGACCACGCTGCTGCGGTTGATCGCAGGACTTCTGACACCCAGTCGCGGCATCGTTTCGATCGACAATAAGGTCATGGCGGATGCCTCGAACGGCACATTCGTCGCCCCGGAGCGGCGTGGGCTGGGCATGGTTTTCCAGGATTACGCGCTGTGGCCGCATATGAGCGTCGCGGAGAACGTCGGCTTTCCGCTGGAGATGCGCGCCGTGTCCCGGGCGGATCGTCAACGTCGCGTCGAGGCTGCTCTTGCACGAGTTAGCCTCGCGGGCTTTGGAGCGCGACGCCCCGGCGACCTTTCCGGCGGGCAGCAGCAAAGGGTGGCGATTGCGCGCGCAATCGTGGCGGAGCCTCGCATCGTGCTGTTCGACGAACCGCTCTCCAACCTGGACCGGGAGCTGCGCGAATCGCTGGTAGGCGAGATTGCACGGCTTGTCTCCAGCCTTGGCCTCACCGCGGTATATGTGACCCACGACCATAGCGAGGCCTTCACGCTCGCGGATGAAGTGGCCATCATGCAGGGCGGCGAAATCGTCCAGCTTGCGGCGCCCGAGACGCTGGTCGAGCATCCCGCCTCCCTTGCCGTAGCCGAATTTCTCAAGCTCGGAACAACCGCGTCGGCCATCAAGCAGGATGGGCGGTGGCGGCTTGCGGGCACGGAGGTGGTTCTCCCCGACCCTGCCGGTTCGACGCCGGCCGGCAAGGCAAAGGTGCTGTTCGGGCGCAACGCGCTGCAAGCGACGGAGCCCGGCACGGGTACGGTGGACGGGACGGTCATCGAGTCGCGCTTTCGCGGCGACGGCTATGCGCTTCAGGTCAGTCTGGACACAGGCGGGACGCTGACCTTGCCGGTGACGAGCGACAGGCGCAGCCGTCCGGGCGACAGGATCGGGATCGCCATCGAATCCCGCAATCTTCGCTGGTTTGCAGCGGAGCAATTCCCACAACAAGGATACCAACCATGTTGA
- a CDS encoding ABC transporter substrate-binding protein — MKMTLAAAALSAGTFLATAAFADVTVYTAGPKSLIDDLSKGFTEETGIAVNVFQATTGKVMARIEAEASNPVVDVVISASWDTANDFAERGWLVAYTSPNAEKVPDFLKSDTAVAQAVSGLGIVWNTKSGTPKPTDWADLAAPAYKDLVNIPDPAQSGSSFELTAALAGEDDWKLFKALKANGAIIAGANADALNPVLQGAKAAVFGAVDYIALSAKEKGENIDVIFPTSGTVVAPRPIMIMQWSKNQDDAKKFVDYMLSEKGQKAVADQMLMPARTDIPANRPLIGDLKLLQYDSKDIYGKRKETLTEAADIFK; from the coding sequence TTGAAAATGACACTTGCAGCAGCGGCGCTATCCGCCGGCACTTTTCTTGCCACGGCAGCTTTTGCCGACGTTACTGTCTACACGGCTGGCCCCAAGAGCCTGATCGATGACCTTTCGAAAGGGTTTACCGAGGAAACCGGGATCGCGGTCAATGTCTTTCAGGCGACGACCGGAAAAGTCATGGCCCGCATCGAGGCAGAGGCATCGAACCCGGTGGTCGACGTGGTGATCTCGGCTTCCTGGGACACGGCGAACGATTTCGCCGAGCGCGGCTGGCTTGTTGCCTACACCAGCCCGAACGCCGAGAAAGTTCCGGACTTTCTCAAGTCGGATACGGCTGTGGCACAGGCCGTTTCCGGCCTTGGCATCGTCTGGAACACCAAGAGCGGAACGCCGAAGCCGACCGACTGGGCCGATCTCGCTGCGCCTGCCTACAAGGATCTTGTCAACATTCCGGATCCCGCTCAATCGGGTTCTTCCTTCGAACTGACCGCCGCCCTTGCCGGTGAGGACGACTGGAAGCTGTTCAAGGCGTTGAAGGCCAATGGAGCGATCATCGCCGGAGCCAATGCCGACGCACTCAATCCGGTCCTGCAAGGAGCCAAGGCAGCAGTGTTTGGCGCCGTCGACTACATTGCCCTCTCGGCTAAGGAAAAGGGCGAAAACATTGACGTGATTTTCCCAACCTCGGGAACCGTTGTCGCTCCGCGCCCGATCATGATCATGCAATGGTCGAAGAACCAGGACGATGCAAAGAAGTTCGTGGACTACATGCTCTCGGAGAAAGGCCAGAAGGCTGTCGCAGACCAGATGTTGATGCCTGCGCGCACGGATATTCCGGCGAATCGTCCGCTCATTGGCGATCTCAAACTGCTGCAATACGATTCAAAGGACATCTACGGTAAGCGTAAGGAAACGCTGACGGAGGCAGCCGACATCTTCAAGTAA